From Natranaeroarchaeum aerophilus, one genomic window encodes:
- a CDS encoding pirin family protein, with protein sequence MDPHSAQSLYKSPRTDVSQNQGKFRTHFNFPGRNHPDHDDHGYGPLATVVESFMDPDTLIRMHQHRNEEIISWVPDGVMRHDDGEGNKLVTDAENMLVMNAGSGFWHEERTLADDPPLRMLQIFVRPPSLELPSKIQHEPIPAPVANEWRHLFGPEGSDAPLFVRNEVDFYDIRLGEGETVDLPSASGRDTYFYVFEGEVTAGDTSFSKAESGLLVDGELPVSAATDSILVAFLIDPDAPVTRQGTIGR encoded by the coding sequence ATGGACCCCCACTCCGCACAGAGCCTGTATAAATCTCCTCGAACTGATGTCTCGCAGAATCAGGGCAAGTTCCGGACACATTTCAATTTTCCCGGCCGGAACCATCCCGACCACGACGACCACGGCTACGGCCCCCTCGCGACCGTCGTCGAGTCGTTCATGGACCCAGACACGCTGATCCGGATGCACCAGCATCGAAACGAGGAGATAATCTCGTGGGTGCCCGACGGCGTCATGCGCCATGACGATGGTGAGGGGAATAAACTCGTCACCGACGCGGAGAACATGCTGGTGATGAACGCCGGGAGCGGCTTCTGGCACGAAGAACGCACACTTGCTGACGATCCACCGCTTCGCATGCTCCAGATATTCGTTCGGCCGCCCAGTCTGGAACTGCCGTCGAAGATTCAACACGAACCGATCCCAGCTCCGGTCGCAAACGAGTGGCGGCATCTGTTCGGCCCCGAGGGATCCGACGCGCCGCTGTTCGTGCGGAACGAGGTCGATTTCTACGATATCCGGCTAGGTGAGGGGGAAACCGTCGATCTCCCGTCCGCGTCGGGACGGGATACGTACTTCTACGTGTTCGAGGGCGAGGTGACGGCTGGCGATACCAGTTTCAGCAAGGCGGAAAGCGGCCTGCTCGTCGACGGAGAGCTCCCGGTTTCGGCGGCAACCGATTCGATACTGGTGGCGTTCCTGATCGATCCGGACGCGCCCGTGACTCGGCAGGGAACGATCGGGCGCTGA
- the hflX gene encoding GTPase HflX, producing MNAIIAKRVDSGTPDTSEIIDLARAAGYTVVGEVTQTRTEDPALGMGEGKVEELAVLTAETDVEAVIFDNRLDPYQTYNLGQKLPTGVEVIDRFTLILDIFGQRAQTRKAQLQVELAELRYELPRAEAKTSLAKREERPGFMGLGEYDESREQDIKKQISNIRDELERIEKTEEHRRQQRRESGFDLVALAGYTNAGKSTLMRQLAADLDVDENEELHPDLDSTAESEDRLFTTLGTTTRKMEARRRDVLLTDTVGFISDLPHWLVESFKSTLDQVYRADLILLVVDVSDPVEEIREKLVTSHDTLYERNEAPIVTVLNKIDKVDAEELDEKRAALSALAPNPVAVSGQDGENVDALIDRIDADLPDWKHERLVLPMTEETMSVVSWIHDNAQVNDVNYGDDDVLVDFEARPTVVEQSRSKASDLSPAAESA from the coding sequence ATGAACGCGATAATCGCCAAACGCGTCGACTCCGGCACGCCCGACACGTCCGAAATCATCGACCTCGCCCGCGCGGCGGGCTATACCGTCGTCGGCGAGGTCACCCAGACCCGGACGGAAGACCCTGCCCTGGGGATGGGAGAGGGGAAAGTCGAAGAGCTGGCGGTACTGACGGCCGAGACCGACGTTGAGGCCGTGATCTTCGACAACCGTCTCGATCCGTATCAGACGTACAATCTGGGACAGAAGCTCCCGACCGGCGTCGAGGTGATCGACCGGTTCACGCTGATCCTGGATATCTTCGGCCAGCGCGCCCAGACGCGCAAGGCCCAGCTACAGGTCGAACTGGCCGAGCTCCGCTACGAACTCCCGCGCGCCGAGGCGAAGACGAGCCTGGCGAAACGCGAGGAACGCCCAGGTTTCATGGGCCTTGGCGAGTACGACGAGAGCCGCGAGCAGGACATCAAAAAGCAGATCAGTAACATCCGCGACGAGCTCGAACGGATCGAAAAGACCGAGGAGCACCGACGCCAGCAACGGCGGGAGTCGGGCTTCGATCTGGTCGCACTGGCGGGCTACACCAACGCGGGCAAGTCGACGCTGATGCGCCAGCTCGCGGCCGATCTGGACGTCGACGAGAACGAGGAGCTTCATCCCGACCTCGATTCCACCGCCGAGTCCGAGGATCGACTCTTTACCACGCTCGGGACGACGACCAGGAAGATGGAGGCGCGCCGGCGTGACGTCCTGCTTACCGACACGGTCGGCTTCATCAGTGATCTGCCTCACTGGCTCGTCGAGTCGTTCAAGTCGACGCTAGATCAGGTGTACCGCGCCGATCTCATCCTGCTGGTCGTCGACGTCAGCGATCCCGTCGAGGAGATCCGCGAGAAACTGGTGACCAGCCACGATACGCTCTACGAGCGCAACGAAGCGCCGATAGTCACGGTGTTGAACAAGATCGACAAAGTCGACGCCGAGGAGCTCGACGAGAAACGTGCAGCGCTGTCGGCGCTCGCGCCGAACCCCGTTGCAGTGAGTGGACAGGACGGTGAGAACGTCGACGCGCTGATCGACCGGATCGACGCCGATTTGCCCGACTGGAAGCACGAACGGCTCGTCCTGCCGATGACAGAGGAGACGATGAGCGTCGTCTCGTGGATCCACGACAACGCACAGGTCAACGACGTGAACTACGGCGACGACGACGTGCTCGTCGACTTCGAGGCCAGACCGACCGTCGTCGAGCAGTCGCGGTCGAAAGCCAGCGACCTTTCGCCGGCTGCCGAGTCGGCCTGA
- a CDS encoding queuosine precursor transporter, producing MNIDDTKAIFTAVFAGSVVLANVLAAKLTGFELPLIGPVAIPAGFVAFGLAYLASDLLVEYHGREYAAAVVNGTVLTLVLSYALVFMAIWMPTAPVFEEQEAFAQTLGDSASIILASVVALALAQHLDVRLFSELKQRTAGRYRWVRNCGSTAVSQGVDTVVFITLGFAIFPALGLGGDPQWGWALASIVLGQYLVKLLVAAIDTVPFYAVTEIVDRTA from the coding sequence ATGAACATCGACGATACGAAGGCGATCTTCACCGCGGTGTTCGCGGGGTCGGTCGTCCTCGCGAACGTACTGGCAGCAAAGCTCACCGGGTTCGAACTGCCGTTGATCGGCCCCGTGGCGATCCCCGCGGGTTTTGTCGCCTTCGGTCTGGCGTATCTTGCCTCGGACTTACTGGTCGAATATCACGGCCGGGAGTATGCCGCCGCGGTGGTCAACGGCACCGTCCTGACATTGGTGCTCTCGTACGCGCTCGTCTTCATGGCGATCTGGATGCCCACGGCCCCAGTCTTCGAGGAGCAGGAGGCGTTCGCACAGACGCTCGGGGACTCGGCGTCGATCATTCTCGCCTCTGTCGTCGCACTGGCGCTAGCACAGCACCTCGATGTCCGATTGTTCTCGGAGCTCAAGCAGCGAACGGCGGGCCGATATCGATGGGTCCGCAACTGCGGTTCGACCGCCGTCAGTCAGGGAGTCGATACGGTCGTGTTCATCACGCTTGGCTTTGCGATCTTCCCCGCACTGGGGCTGGGTGGTGACCCACAATGGGGCTGGGCGCTCGCCTCGATCGTGCTGGGCCAGTATCTCGTGAAGCTACTGGTCGCGGCGATCGACACCGTGCCGTTCTACGCGGTGACGGAAATCGTGGATCGGACGGCGTGA
- a CDS encoding S9 family peptidase — MNRITAADYHDIVQVEEPRVAPDGDRVAYVRKVPEDDDSYEATIYVVPTGGGEPRRFTIEEGVDSEPRFSPSGDRLAFVSTRGEDDDRPQLWVLPTDGGEARQVTAVSGGVGSIAWRPDGSAITFVQQASAEDREEERDLEAPDDWEADPADPRVIDRTVYRSTQQYFDGKRSHVYLADLERDDVNRLTEGDRDFAAPEWGDANTLYYTESVGDDPDDSMEYNIIEHDVKRGTSAAVHTAAGWATHLAATADGRVAHPHTDPDRATLNQTDLHVVDVDAEHVTTPTADLDRTLGLDAAPQWGPDEEQLYFTAPDEGAVTLWAVGWEDTEPERVLREDGASIDGVDVGADVVALVKSEWDHPGDVFAMTLGGAEQHRLTRVNAEYLDERGVSQPDPVRYEGPDGQELEGWLLTPPDFDPSEQYPLVVEVHGGPHAMWTTSGTMFHEFQTLAARGYVVFWSNPRGSAGYGEAFMSAIDRDWGTTTMDDVLAGVDHVTDREYVDGSQVFLTGGSFGGFMTGWMVGNTDRFEAAVAQRGVYDLTGFYGSTDGAYKLVEGDFGTTPSEEPEFLWQQSPVAHADAVETPTLVVHSDDDYRTPASTAELFYRLLRKHGVDTRFVRYPDEGHELSRSGQPAHVVDRIERIARWFDGYSESHDAPPALERDDEAELSAGEGADDTEK; from the coding sequence ATGAACCGCATCACTGCTGCGGACTACCACGATATCGTGCAGGTCGAGGAGCCACGGGTCGCGCCCGACGGTGACCGGGTGGCTTACGTCAGGAAAGTTCCGGAGGACGACGACTCCTACGAGGCGACGATCTACGTCGTTCCGACAGGAGGGGGCGAGCCGCGGCGCTTCACGATCGAGGAGGGCGTTGACAGCGAGCCACGGTTCAGCCCGAGCGGTGATCGGCTCGCCTTCGTTTCGACGCGCGGGGAGGACGACGACCGACCGCAGTTGTGGGTGCTACCAACCGACGGTGGCGAGGCGAGACAGGTGACCGCGGTTTCGGGTGGCGTCGGATCGATCGCCTGGCGACCGGATGGAAGCGCAATCACCTTTGTCCAGCAGGCCAGCGCCGAGGACCGGGAGGAAGAACGCGATCTCGAAGCGCCGGACGACTGGGAGGCCGACCCCGCCGACCCTCGCGTGATCGATCGGACTGTCTATCGGTCGACACAACAGTACTTCGACGGCAAGCGCAGTCACGTCTACCTCGCGGACCTCGAACGCGACGATGTCAACCGCCTCACGGAGGGCGACCGGGATTTCGCCGCGCCCGAGTGGGGCGACGCGAACACACTGTACTACACCGAGAGCGTCGGCGACGACCCTGACGACTCGATGGAGTACAACATCATCGAACACGATGTCAAAAGGGGGACATCCGCGGCGGTTCACACGGCGGCGGGCTGGGCGACACACCTCGCCGCGACGGCGGATGGTCGCGTCGCGCACCCGCACACTGATCCGGACCGAGCCACGCTCAACCAGACCGACCTACACGTCGTCGATGTCGACGCCGAGCACGTCACGACGCCGACGGCCGATCTCGATCGGACACTCGGGCTCGACGCCGCACCGCAGTGGGGGCCCGACGAGGAGCAGCTGTACTTCACGGCGCCCGACGAGGGGGCCGTCACGCTGTGGGCAGTCGGGTGGGAGGACACCGAGCCCGAGCGAGTCTTGCGTGAAGACGGAGCGAGTATCGACGGTGTCGATGTCGGCGCGGATGTCGTCGCGCTGGTCAAAAGCGAGTGGGACCATCCGGGCGACGTGTTCGCCATGACACTCGGCGGCGCGGAACAACACCGTCTCACCCGTGTCAATGCCGAATATCTGGACGAACGAGGGGTCAGTCAGCCCGACCCCGTGCGTTACGAGGGACCGGATGGCCAGGAGCTGGAGGGCTGGCTGCTCACGCCGCCGGATTTCGACCCGTCCGAGCAGTACCCGCTGGTCGTCGAGGTACACGGGGGCCCTCACGCGATGTGGACGACCAGCGGGACGATGTTCCACGAGTTCCAGACGCTCGCCGCGCGCGGCTACGTCGTTTTCTGGTCGAACCCCCGCGGGTCGGCGGGCTACGGCGAGGCGTTCATGTCGGCGATCGACCGCGACTGGGGCACAACGACCATGGACGACGTGCTTGCGGGGGTCGACCACGTCACGGATCGCGAGTACGTCGATGGCTCGCAGGTGTTCCTGACCGGCGGAAGCTTCGGCGGGTTCATGACCGGCTGGATGGTCGGCAACACCGATCGGTTCGAGGCCGCCGTCGCCCAGCGAGGGGTCTACGATCTCACCGGATTCTACGGATCGACCGACGGGGCGTACAAACTCGTCGAGGGCGACTTCGGAACGACGCCGAGCGAGGAGCCGGAGTTCCTCTGGCAGCAGTCGCCGGTTGCCCACGCGGACGCCGTCGAGACGCCGACGCTCGTGGTACACAGCGACGACGACTACCGAACTCCTGCAAGCACTGCGGAGCTGTTCTACCGACTCCTGCGGAAACACGGCGTCGACACCCGCTTCGTCCGGTATCCCGACGAGGGCCACGAACTCTCCCGAAGCGGCCAGCCCGCCCACGTCGTCGACCGGATCGAACGGATCGCCCGCTGGTTCGACGGCTACTCGGAGTCTCACGACGCACCCCCCGCACTCGAACGGGACGACGAGGCGGAACTTTCGGCGGGCGAGGGCGCTGACGACACGGAGAAATAA
- a CDS encoding UvrD-helicase domain-containing protein, translating to MSEFTPNPGQRELIDSTEGTYLVDAGAGTGKTFSITRRYAGIVDTEGVEPDDVLLVTFTNNAAGEMRERIVDRSGYGTRELKDAPIQTFHSLCHDLLLEHGHDAPGLLGIDDYITDSTRLLDDEFVERSLFGEFIDGFSDDHPEYEDIFAALSEPTDLLDLLNELAAKGVFPTAEGWYRDGERHLDGDFEGFREIFDERNEPRNGGNKQSALRSALYSYGNSGTYLPDAPSKSEIRGEGKQVPDVLAKHAFHEDRERLKSFVHDVYLGYLRFSLRRNYLNFGFLQLLAYVLLCEDHALRERIAFEYVMVDEFQDTSEIQFKLALLCAGTENFCVVGDWKQSIYGFQYADVENIVAFEDRLGRFAAELNRDHDRVGFEQPDVETISLVENYRSTEAILDLAEDGLVAPATSKEAVDAESILEDVTSLDAVSDYDHSRIEAFQSEDEQEALLSRIHDIVGDERFPVEDEGGDLRAPEYGDIAVLTRRRAFGRELLAAATENGLPMAYEGGVEIYRTDPAKLLLAWLRVLEYDADRGWAPLLERVGYSLPEIDAMLSSGTYPQNLVGFADELRDRETVGAIARHVFERYGYDGPVADAILHAVQSVHDATTMSRGDLLRYIERGIETGTTREVHVGAGTDAVTVQTIHATKGLEHPIVILADMNQHSFPPSGGGTSDITFGDPVGLRQRTVFDAEAYDRPHVFRNWRSDVLKRTLPRNYDEERRLLYVAITRAEHHVLFSAGETPSAFLESLPVAVEQIDPDVAGVSASTEAKPTFTPDVQGRDGPAAETPHTIMRDDVFEGVDDGRGVEFGSRVHEFAEAYALGEGVTPEGSDERAVAAFLDGLDGELLVEEDIHLPLDVDGETVTITGVVDLVHVTDERVDVIDYKTDRGRHAEDEYRKQLSVYHHVLEAVYPDREVTTSIFYTDGGERVRVEPLSETELSNVVSAARER from the coding sequence ATGAGCGAGTTCACGCCGAACCCCGGTCAACGAGAACTGATCGACAGCACCGAGGGGACCTACCTCGTCGACGCCGGTGCCGGGACGGGGAAAACATTCTCAATCACGCGCCGGTATGCCGGAATCGTCGATACGGAGGGAGTCGAGCCCGATGACGTGTTGCTCGTCACGTTCACGAACAACGCCGCCGGGGAGATGCGAGAGCGGATCGTCGACCGCTCGGGGTACGGGACGCGCGAACTGAAAGACGCGCCGATCCAGACGTTTCACTCGCTGTGTCACGATCTGTTGCTCGAACACGGCCACGATGCGCCGGGACTGCTGGGCATCGACGATTATATCACCGACTCGACGCGCCTGCTCGACGACGAGTTCGTCGAGCGGAGCCTGTTCGGCGAGTTCATCGACGGGTTCAGTGACGACCATCCCGAGTACGAGGACATCTTTGCCGCCCTGTCGGAGCCGACAGACCTGCTCGACCTGCTCAACGAACTCGCCGCGAAGGGTGTCTTTCCGACCGCCGAGGGCTGGTACAGGGACGGCGAGCGCCACCTCGATGGCGACTTCGAGGGCTTCAGAGAAATCTTCGATGAGCGCAATGAGCCACGCAACGGCGGCAACAAGCAATCTGCGCTCCGCTCCGCGCTCTACAGCTACGGCAACTCCGGGACGTATCTACCGGACGCTCCATCGAAATCCGAGATCCGCGGCGAGGGCAAGCAGGTGCCCGACGTACTCGCCAAGCACGCGTTCCACGAGGACCGCGAGCGTCTCAAATCGTTCGTTCACGACGTGTACTTGGGCTATCTCCGCTTCTCGCTTCGCCGGAACTACCTGAACTTCGGCTTCCTGCAGCTGCTCGCGTACGTGTTGCTCTGTGAAGACCATGCGCTGCGCGAGCGGATCGCTTTCGAGTACGTGATGGTCGACGAGTTCCAGGACACGAGCGAGATCCAGTTCAAACTCGCCTTGCTCTGTGCGGGCACCGAGAACTTCTGTGTCGTCGGCGACTGGAAACAGAGCATCTACGGGTTCCAGTACGCCGACGTGGAGAACATCGTCGCGTTCGAGGATCGACTGGGGCGGTTCGCCGCCGAGTTGAACCGCGACCACGACCGGGTCGGCTTCGAACAGCCGGATGTCGAGACAATCTCACTCGTCGAGAACTACCGTTCGACCGAGGCGATCCTCGACCTCGCAGAGGACGGGCTGGTTGCCCCGGCAACGAGCAAGGAAGCGGTGGACGCGGAGTCGATCCTCGAAGACGTCACGTCGCTCGACGCCGTTTCCGACTACGACCACTCCCGGATCGAGGCCTTTCAGAGCGAGGACGAACAGGAGGCGCTCCTCTCGCGGATCCACGATATCGTCGGGGACGAACGGTTTCCGGTCGAGGACGAGGGTGGCGACCTCCGAGCGCCGGAGTACGGTGACATCGCGGTGCTGACGCGCCGACGCGCGTTCGGCCGCGAACTGCTCGCGGCGGCCACCGAGAATGGCCTCCCGATGGCCTACGAGGGCGGCGTCGAGATCTATCGGACCGACCCGGCGAAACTGCTGCTCGCATGGCTGCGCGTTCTGGAGTACGATGCGGACCGTGGGTGGGCCCCGCTGCTCGAACGTGTGGGCTACTCGTTACCAGAGATCGACGCCATGCTATCCTCGGGGACCTACCCCCAGAACCTGGTCGGGTTCGCCGACGAACTACGCGACCGCGAGACTGTGGGTGCGATTGCCCGACACGTCTTCGAGCGCTACGGCTACGACGGCCCGGTCGCCGACGCTATCTTGCATGCCGTCCAGTCCGTCCACGATGCGACGACGATGAGCCGTGGCGACCTGCTCCGGTATATCGAGCGCGGCATCGAGACCGGGACGACCCGCGAAGTCCACGTCGGGGCAGGGACGGACGCCGTCACCGTCCAGACGATCCACGCGACGAAAGGGCTCGAACATCCCATCGTGATCCTTGCGGACATGAATCAGCACTCGTTCCCGCCCTCCGGCGGCGGGACGAGCGATATCACGTTCGGGGATCCGGTCGGCCTCCGACAGCGGACGGTCTTCGATGCCGAGGCCTACGACCGGCCACACGTCTTCCGGAACTGGCGCTCGGACGTCCTGAAGCGGACGCTCCCGCGGAACTACGATGAGGAGCGCCGTCTGCTCTACGTGGCGATTACGCGGGCCGAGCACCACGTCCTCTTTTCGGCGGGCGAGACACCCAGTGCCTTCCTCGAATCATTACCCGTAGCGGTCGAACAGATCGATCCGGACGTCGCAGGGGTGTCGGCTTCCACAGAGGCGAAACCGACGTTCACGCCAGACGTACAGGGTCGCGACGGTCCAGCGGCGGAAACTCCCCACACAATCATGCGCGACGATGTCTTCGAGGGCGTGGATGACGGACGCGGTGTCGAGTTCGGGAGCCGAGTCCACGAGTTCGCAGAAGCGTACGCGCTCGGCGAGGGAGTGACGCCGGAGGGGTCGGACGAACGCGCCGTTGCGGCGTTTCTCGATGGCCTCGACGGCGAACTGCTCGTCGAGGAGGACATCCATCTCCCCCTGGACGTCGACGGCGAAACGGTAACGATCACCGGCGTCGTCGATCTGGTCCACGTCACCGATGAGCGCGTCGACGTGATCGATTACAAGACCGACCGTGGCCGACACGCCGAAGATGAGTACCGAAAACAGTTGAGCGTGTATCATCACGTCCTCGAAGCTGTCTACCCCGACCGTGAGGTTACGACGAGTATCTTCTACACGGACGGGGGCGAGCGCGTCCGCGTGGAGCCGCTCTCGGAGACGGAGTTATCGAACGTCGTTTCGGCGGCGCGCGAACGCTGA
- a CDS encoding glutathione-independent formaldehyde dehydrogenase, whose protein sequence is MNAVVYQGEYDVTIEEVEEPEIQHPNDVVIDITTSAICGSDLHMYEGRTAAEPGIVFGHENMGVVTEVGEAVSTLEEGDRIVLPFNVACGFCQNCEDGFTGFCTNVNPGFAGGAYGYVAMGPYKGGQAEKLRVPYADFNALKLPEGRTHEDSFALLADIFPTGWHGTELANLQPGDSVAIFGAGPVGLMAAYSASIKGASEIYVVDQVPSRLELAEKHCDARGIDFTEGDPVEQIIDQHGGEVDKGVDAVGYQATDPKDVDTDTEDYAYDPAKENPAVVLNQLIQVVRPTGQLGIPGLYVPEDPGAPDDMAAQGRLGIDFGKLFEKGLKLGTGQCNVKQYNRQLRDLIIEGRADPSWVVSHRVDLEEAPEMYERFDAREEGVIKVLLEP, encoded by the coding sequence ATGAACGCAGTCGTATATCAGGGGGAGTACGACGTCACGATTGAAGAGGTAGAGGAACCGGAAATTCAACACCCGAACGACGTGGTGATCGACATCACGACTTCGGCCATCTGCGGGTCCGACCTGCATATGTACGAGGGCCGGACTGCAGCCGAACCAGGCATCGTCTTCGGACACGAGAACATGGGGGTCGTGACAGAAGTCGGGGAAGCGGTCAGCACGCTGGAGGAGGGCGACCGGATCGTCCTCCCATTCAACGTTGCGTGTGGGTTCTGTCAGAACTGCGAGGATGGCTTTACGGGATTCTGTACGAACGTTAATCCGGGCTTTGCTGGCGGGGCGTACGGCTACGTTGCGATGGGACCGTACAAGGGGGGACAGGCCGAAAAACTCCGCGTCCCGTATGCGGACTTCAACGCGCTCAAACTACCGGAGGGGCGCACCCACGAGGACTCGTTTGCGCTGCTCGCGGATATCTTCCCGACCGGCTGGCACGGAACCGAACTGGCGAACCTGCAGCCGGGTGATTCCGTCGCGATCTTCGGTGCCGGTCCGGTCGGACTGATGGCCGCTTACAGCGCCAGTATCAAAGGTGCCTCGGAGATTTACGTCGTCGATCAGGTCCCGAGTCGCCTCGAACTCGCCGAGAAACACTGTGACGCGAGGGGGATCGACTTCACCGAGGGCGATCCAGTCGAGCAGATTATCGATCAGCACGGTGGTGAAGTCGACAAGGGCGTAGACGCGGTCGGCTACCAGGCCACCGATCCCAAAGACGTCGATACGGATACCGAGGACTACGCCTACGACCCGGCCAAGGAGAATCCGGCTGTCGTGCTCAACCAGCTGATTCAGGTGGTCCGCCCGACCGGACAGCTCGGTATCCCGGGACTGTACGTCCCAGAGGACCCCGGCGCGCCGGACGATATGGCCGCGCAGGGACGCCTCGGAATCGACTTTGGGAAGCTCTTCGAGAAGGGTCTCAAGCTCGGGACGGGTCAGTGTAACGTCAAGCAGTACAACCGGCAGCTACGCGACCTGATTATCGAGGGACGCGCCGACCCGTCGTGGGTGGTCTCCCACAGAGTCGATCTGGAGGAAGCTCCCGAGATGTACGAACGGTTCGACGCGCGTGAGGAGGGCGTCATCAAGGTCCTGCTCGAACCGTAG
- a CDS encoding CobW family GTP-binding protein, producing the protein MGENDTIPVTVVCGYLGAGKTTLINHLLSNPGDREIAVIVNDMGEINVDADLLTRESDEEGVVDLSNGCICCELGDDLATETERLAETREFDVLVVEASGISEPIPIAQTLVEDTADRLELDTMVTVLDSFGFWNEFDPENRQPDEDVERPLSTVFIDGIEFCDVLLLNKTDMLPDDALGEIEATVRELQPRAHIERTEYSMVDPDLVLGTGRFDFEEASQSQGWKRSLAHDHDEHERSPAEAHGVTSFVYRETQPLHPERFADWLDDWTGEIIRAKGICRIAGREEEVIGLSQAGPSVEAGPIGRWDPERDDPRTELVFIGRSLDETGIREELDRCLVEETTTGEWESAGDPFPL; encoded by the coding sequence ATGGGGGAGAACGACACGATCCCGGTGACGGTAGTCTGTGGCTATCTCGGAGCGGGAAAAACGACGCTAATCAACCACCTGCTGTCGAACCCGGGTGACCGGGAGATCGCAGTAATCGTCAACGACATGGGGGAAATCAACGTCGACGCCGATTTGCTCACCCGGGAGAGCGACGAGGAGGGGGTCGTCGACCTCTCGAACGGCTGTATCTGCTGTGAGTTGGGCGACGATCTGGCGACCGAAACAGAGCGACTGGCCGAAACCCGCGAGTTCGACGTGCTCGTCGTCGAGGCGTCCGGGATCAGCGAGCCGATCCCAATCGCGCAAACACTGGTCGAGGATACGGCCGACCGACTTGAACTTGACACGATGGTGACGGTGCTGGACAGTTTCGGGTTCTGGAACGAGTTCGACCCGGAGAATCGCCAGCCCGATGAGGACGTCGAACGGCCGCTCTCTACAGTGTTCATCGATGGCATCGAGTTCTGTGACGTGCTGTTGCTCAACAAAACCGATATGCTCCCGGACGATGCGCTCGGCGAGATCGAGGCGACGGTCCGTGAACTACAGCCACGGGCCCACATCGAGCGAACGGAGTATTCGATGGTCGATCCGGATCTGGTTCTCGGTACTGGTCGATTCGACTTCGAGGAGGCCAGCCAGTCACAGGGCTGGAAGCGCAGTCTCGCTCACGACCACGACGAGCACGAACGTTCGCCCGCGGAAGCCCACGGCGTTACCTCCTTTGTCTACCGCGAGACACAGCCGCTTCATCCCGAGCGATTTGCCGACTGGCTCGACGACTGGACGGGCGAGATAATCCGGGCGAAAGGTATCTGTCGGATTGCGGGTCGCGAGGAGGAGGTAATCGGCCTCAGTCAGGCCGGACCATCCGTCGAAGCCGGACCGATCGGCCGGTGGGATCCCGAGCGGGACGACCCGCGAACGGAGCTGGTCTTCATCGGTCGCTCGCTCGATGAGACGGGCATTCGCGAGGAACTCGACCGCTGTCTCGTCGAGGAGACGACGACCGGGGAGTGGGAGTCGGCGGGCGATCCGTTCCCACTATAG